Proteins encoded by one window of Candidatus Nitrosocosmicus hydrocola:
- a CDS encoding nickel-binding protein, translating into MPKFLDAHKMGQVSEDLLKQAQNQPKDEFGIVHENILYNKEEDKLFCLLDAPDKESVRKHHEKLGITCDWITEVKTTS; encoded by the coding sequence ATGCCAAAATTTCTAGATGCTCATAAAATGGGACAGGTTAGTGAAGATTTACTCAAACAAGCACAAAATCAACCAAAAGACGAATTTGGGATAGTACATGAGAATATTCTATATAATAAAGAAGAAGATAAATTGTTTTGTTTGTTAGATGCTCCAGACAAGGAATCTGTAAGAAAACATCATGAGAAACTCGGGATCACGTGTGACTGGATAACGGAAGTAAAAACTACATCTTGA
- a CDS encoding isochorismatase family protein — MWTNLARYAILVLDMLNDFIKGSLKCERALEIVPNISTLLNAARNKQIPIFYCVDEHLPTDSYELELWGPHAMKGTTGQQIIDELKPQRYDTVITKRTYSAFDRTNLDGSLTRVYEGKGVDTIIITGVHTHICGKHTSYDAFTRGLKIIIAEDGVQAFSEEDQLSGLEYIRKIYGADIKKIDKIIELLNSNKQ; from the coding sequence ATGTGGACAAACCTGGCTAGATATGCAATTTTAGTATTGGACATGTTAAATGACTTTATTAAAGGTAGTTTAAAATGTGAAAGGGCATTAGAGATTGTTCCAAATATTAGTACATTGTTAAATGCAGCCAGGAATAAGCAAATTCCTATTTTTTATTGCGTTGATGAACACCTTCCAACTGATAGTTATGAATTAGAATTATGGGGACCTCACGCAATGAAAGGGACTACCGGACAACAAATTATTGATGAACTGAAACCACAAAGGTATGACACAGTTATTACAAAAAGAACGTATAGTGCATTTGATCGAACTAACTTGGATGGATCTTTGACCAGAGTATATGAGGGGAAAGGTGTTGACACGATAATAATTACTGGGGTGCATACACACATTTGCGGGAAACATACATCATACGATGCTTTTACAAGAGGATTAAAAATAATAATTGCAGAGGATGGAGTACAAGCATTTTCAGAAGAGGATCAGCTATCTGGTCTTGAATATATTAGAAAAATCTATGGTGCAGATATAAAGAAGATAGACAAGATTATCGAACTTCTCAATTCTAATAAACAATAA
- a CDS encoding SDR family oxidoreductase has product MSSEHKKVAVVTGSSTGIGLETSLELARNGFLTCATMRDLKKAVEIENIAREENLPIKVFEMNVDDDGSVNTAITKIVDEYGRIDILVNNAGYGLFGALEDFTMDEIKKQFETNVFGVMRVIQNVLPTMRQQIGGIIINVSSMSGLAGIPSQSVYSATKFAVEGMSEALSYELEPFGIKMILIEPGIINTEFVQDLVLPSNKYGVDKEGIWINPFGDDNKGASLSFYNDTIQKFLTFYFNAMSKAPHPQVVANEIITSIGVVSEESNTSNPLLRITVGNDSKKYSKLKKELTDYEFHSLLKSDLLK; this is encoded by the coding sequence ATGTCTAGCGAACACAAAAAAGTAGCCGTGGTGACGGGAAGCTCAACAGGTATTGGCCTTGAAACATCTTTGGAACTTGCTCGAAATGGTTTTCTAACTTGTGCAACCATGAGAGATTTAAAAAAGGCAGTTGAAATAGAAAATATCGCTCGAGAAGAAAACCTTCCAATAAAAGTATTTGAAATGAATGTTGATGACGACGGTTCGGTAAATACGGCAATAACAAAAATAGTAGATGAATATGGTCGAATTGACATCCTTGTGAATAACGCAGGATATGGGCTCTTTGGAGCCTTGGAGGACTTTACAATGGATGAAATTAAAAAACAATTTGAGACTAATGTTTTTGGCGTTATGAGAGTTATTCAAAATGTTCTTCCAACCATGAGGCAACAAATAGGTGGTATAATAATCAACGTTAGTTCTATGTCGGGATTGGCGGGCATACCTTCTCAATCTGTTTATTCTGCTACAAAGTTTGCAGTAGAGGGAATGAGTGAAGCTTTATCATATGAGTTAGAACCTTTTGGGATCAAAATGATACTAATTGAACCTGGAATAATAAACACAGAATTTGTACAAGATTTAGTTTTGCCGTCAAATAAATATGGAGTGGATAAAGAAGGGATTTGGATTAACCCATTTGGCGATGATAATAAAGGTGCTTCATTATCCTTTTACAATGACACCATCCAAAAATTCTTGACATTTTACTTTAATGCAATGAGTAAAGCTCCTCATCCGCAGGTTGTTGCAAACGAAATAATCACTAGTATTGGAGTAGTCTCAGAAGAATCAAATACTTCTAATCCTCTCTTAAGGATTACCGTTGGAAACGATTCAAAAAAATACTCGAAGCTTAAGAAAGAACTAACTGATTATGAATTTCATTCGTTGTTAAAAAGTGATCTGTTAAAATAG